AAAACTAAActaccaattaaactagaatgtaaaggtaaagaactataTTAAAAGTGCAAAGTATTAACATTTACCATAatttttttgaaactttgtacaacaatatacatatatataggtgtaatattaaatttaaaatagctactcctatagtcggtttggttcggttttttctgattaaaaccaaaaccaaaccaaatttgataagtttttaaaattcaaaaccaaaaccaaaccaaaccaaaaagtatcgtttttttggtcggtttggtttggttttcggtttggttcgatttttcgggtttttatgaacacccctatctCGAGGTGTGAGAATAGGAATAGCAAATTATAAAGCAGCTCTAATGAACAGTAAAATGAAATAGCAAGAAAGTAATGAATGTATGTATTCTTCTGAGTCAATCATGAATGATTTACAAATGGATGAGATCCTCTTTATATAATTGGGGAGTCCTAAATAAGGCACACTTCTAATTATAGCAGGAAATTATATTTGACAACTGTTTAATCGTCGAAGACCAATCCATTCCGAAATTCACGTTGTGATCTTCGGCCTATTGCGGGTATCTCGCTCTTTCTATTACTGAATTATACCGGCTATCATCTCGAAGCATGCCTTCTTCTGATCTCGGTAGATGATATCTACCTTGACCTTGGAAAGGAACTTTGACCCCGAGCTCGACGTCCTGGTCTTCCAACGTGATATCACTTTTTCTATCGAAGAACTAAATCGAGTAGTCTCGATTTCCACCGTATAAAGTAAGATAATAATTTCGGaataattaatcctaaaataattaattctaaaATAACTTGTTTCTTAATCAAACGATCTCAAAGTATAATATATGACAAAATTAAGTAATTTTGAATAATATCTGTCCCTCTTTTTAGTCGAAAATGAAAATTTTCCTTATTTATTCACAGCCCCTTGCATCTATCTAATCATCAAAATCAGACCAAGAAAAACTTAAAAAACTCAAACCATCTCCTCTCTTTTTCTTCCCCATTACACCAATTTTTACAGTAAGTATATATAAGGGAGGAATTAATTGGAGAACAAGCAATTCAAAAGCCAATCCTTCAGATCAAATCACACCAAAtccctctctcttctttctctctcattgcccaatatactctccttcttaacaaaaaaacatttaaaaaaatctaaaaccaaacaaaaaaaaagaagttaaaactttatcaaaatcaaaaCTTTAAAAGCTTGAAAGTTGAATCAATCTCCTCTTATAAACATAGTGTCTACAAAATTTTACATATTATTGTTCTcaatttggtccaaaaaaaaaaaacatagtgGGAACACAAAAGTAAGAGGGTAATATAGAGGGGGCATTTTTTACTGCCTCCTCTGTAGATCTTGTTGATTTTTTCATTTGGGTATTTTAAAAAGGCAGAATCTTGATTTGgatatttcttatttttctcaaaagttttTTAAGTTTGATGAAAATTTTTCATTGTTGGGTTGCTATATGCTTGAGCTCTTACCTTTGGATTCTTGTTTGATTGATTTTTTAAGGATCAGATTCCTATTTGATTGAATCTGATAATATTTTGATCAGTTTCAGATTCTTGTCTGTTTGTGAGGCTCTCTTAATACTACTTCATAGTAAAGGTATGACCTTTACTGTTTTGCTGCTCTTTATTAATAATCTGCTTTTCATTTCATCAATGCTGtattttggatttaatttaagcTCTCTGTTTTTCTGCAAAATGAGTATGGTACTATGAAGAAAATGgtagtattttttttcctttttggggGGCTTAAAGTAGCATAATAAGTGGTGAAGTTAGAAATTGCACtaagggtgttcaaatttgaaagaagtgaaaaagatTTCCCAACAAAGAGTtttaaatatatgttatatacctctaaaatctaatattttatctatatacacagtgtaatttttcgatgAAGGGATTAGGACAATGTAGCTTCGCCCTTGAGCATAATTTTGAATGGAAAATGTGGAAGTTAGTTATTCAGGATTCTTGAGTTTGGTATTGTAGGAAAATGCAATCTGAGTTTGGCAAGTTATTTGTTGGTGGTTTCTAAAGTTGCATAATGTTGAATGGAAAATGTGGACATGGGTTATTGAGgattgttgattttggtattgtagGAAAATGCAATCTGAGCTAGGCAAGTTATTTGTTGGTGGGATTTCATGGGACACAGATGAAGAGCGCCTAAAGGAGTATTTTAGTACTTATGGGGAGGTTATAGAAGCTGTAATTATGAAGGATAGGACAACTGGCCGTGCTCGTGGTTTTGGTTTTGTGGTCTTTGCTGATCCTGCTGTTGCTGAGAGGGTAGTTAAGGAGAGACACAACATTGATGGAAGGATGGTAAGCTGTTTTAGTTTCTCTTTAATTTATCTGAATGTGGTAAGCTGTTTTAATTTCTATCTGATTTCTCTGATAAATAATCCATTTTTCTTACAATGTCATAATTTAATAGgttgaagcaaagaaggcggtTCCACGGGATGACCAGAGCACAACAAGTAGAAGCAGTACTAGTATTCATGGTTCTCCTAGTCCTGGTCTGGGTCGTACAAGAAAGCTTTTTGTTGGAGGTTTGGCGTCCACTGTTACTGAGAGCGACTTTAAGAAGTATTTTGAGCAGTTTGGAACAATTACAGATGCTGTAGTTATGTATGATCATAACACTCAAAGACCTAGAGGCTTTGGATTCATTACTTATGATTCAGAGGATGCAGTAGATAGAGTCTTGCTCAAGACTTTCCATGAGCTGAATGATAAAATGGTTGAGGTCAAGCGTGCTGTCCCTAAAGAGTTATCCCCAGGTCCTAGCCAAAGCCCGCTTGATCGGTACGGCTATGGATTAAATAGGATGAATAACTTCCTTGATAGTAGATTTAGTCCGATTGCTGGAGGTAGGAGCGCCTTTGCGCCATTTGCTTCTGGTTATGGTATCGGTCTTAACTTTGAACCAGGCCTGAACCAGGGATACGAGGGAAGTGCAAACGTTAACAGTAGTTTAAGCTATGGAGGGGGACTGAATCCATATTATAGCTCAAACAGATTTGGTGGTGGCGTTGGGTTTGATGGAGTTAATGGAGGAAACACTTTGTCCTTAAACTCAGCAACTCGCAATTTATGGGTCGATGGAGGATTGCGTAATGCAACAAACTCCCCGAGCTCTAGAAATTTTATAGTATCTGGAAGCGAGAACATTGTAGGAGGAAACTTTAACAACAGTGGAGTTTGGGGTTCatcttcaatttcctctcaagGTGGAGGAAATATTAGTAAAAGTGGAAATCTTGGTTATGGGAATGGTGATGACATATATGGGTTTCCAGGAGGCTATGGCGGAAATGTCAGAAAAAGTGTGGGCCCTATAACATCATATGCTGCATCTAGTGGTGGTTATGGTGTGGGGGATTTAGCTGATTTCTACGGTAGTGGTTTGGGATATGATGATCGCACTTGGCGTTCTGAGCAGGATGCAACTGGTTCTCTTGGTTATGAACTAGGCAATGGACGCTCTGACATGTCAGCTCAAAGTTCTGCAGATTATTTAGGTACTTATGGAGTTAGCAAAAGACAACCAAACAGAGGTAAGCTTCTCATTAATCATGTTGAACATTGATGCCGACATGTGATAATAAGATATGttgttattgtctttattgttattatatgaTATAAGTGTCTAGCTATCTTCGTAAACATTAAGTTCTTTATGTAGAGCATGATTGTGCTTAACCTTCATCTTTAGGCTCTTTATTTTCCATAGCATGGGTCAAGAAATAATATTGACAAGTACCTAAAGAAAAGCTTGTATGTTACTGTCAAATTATGGTCATTTGAAACTAAAAGACAGAGCGGAAATTAGTTGGCCAAGTTGATCGGGAAAGCCATAAAGAAATCTTGAAATAGCGTTCCTTCTGTTACCTCGCCCTCTTAATGGTCATTTCCCATTTATTTTTGGTAAATTATGTTCATTGTTAGTTGTTGACTTATGTTTCTAGAATTCAGGTTATTCCTTTGCCTCCCTCAATCTAGATCTAACAACTAAGGATTACTTTAAGGATTATTCGGAGTTTTTTTACTTGTCCTAATTGTAATAGTTAGATGAGTATATTCTCCACTGTCCTTCAAAAGAACATTGGTTATGGTCTAAAACATATATTTAGGTAGCGTACTTTATCCAGCAAATTGTATTCCTATAAATAGCCAAATTATTAGAATGTCCTTTACACCAATGATATCGATCAGTATGTGGGATCAAAGACCTAAAACATCAACAATTTTGTTAAGCATGGTAAAATAGAGTCAAGAAACCTGAAATCAATTTGGGCTATCCACAAGAAATATGAAATATCGACCAGATCACAAACAATTATCTGCATgggaaaatagaggaattttttcCTGAAAGAGCTGAACATGAAAGTGCTCGTATTTTGATTAACGAAAAACAATAGAGGATTTTTTTTAGACTTTTCTTGTTAGGTTTGATCAATACCAGCTCTTTCAAGTTCAGTATGTTTATTAAGTACCTTTGCCATGATTCTGTATACTCTCTTTACTCTGATGGATCAGAAGTCCTTGACATTTGTTCACCTCTCTTAGGAGTAAGgactataaaagaaaaagggcagcccggtgcactaaactcccgctatgcgcggggtccggggaatgatcagaccacaagggtctattgtacatagccttaccctgtatttctgcaagaggctgtttccacggctcgaatctGAGGCCTcatggtcacatgacaacaactttaccagttacccTAAGGCTCCCCTTCTTAGGAGTAAGGACTATGTATCATTTATTAAAATCCCCCTCAAACTTACCATATTGATAGAATTAAGTCATGCATTCCATGGCACTCCTCACTGTTTGAGCCTCAATCTCAAGCTAGTCAGGATCAGTTATACAACAAGACTGAGTCTTAATCTAAACAAGTAGGCATCCTATATGGATTCTTTTCCACTGTTCTCTGTTTTTTGCTAAGCGTCAGACAACTTCCTTTCATGTGATTTTAGGTCTATCTCCTTCTAACATATTATGGATATGTTGGACCTTAAAGGCCCAAATTCACTCCCATATTGCATTATCAGCCTTACAGCCGTTCTATAGAACTTGTCTTTTACTTTGATAGGTATCTTCCTATTGCATAAAACTCTGATAGCACTTCCCCGTTTCAACTATCCTATCTTAGTTTTAATTTTATCTTCTCCATTTCAACGAtcctattttaattttatttttatgatagtATTCTCATTCAACTGAGTCTAGATATTTGAATTGTCTGCAGTTAAGCACCGCAATTTCGTCTAATCTCACTTCAGTTTCACTCTTCTTATGCTGGCTAACACATGATTTGGATTGAAATGTCTGGTACAACTTCTCACATCTTGTTCCACATCCTTCTTATATAACCTCTCAAGcaaacttcttgaaaattgatcCTGCTGTTGGAAACAAAATTAGAGAAAGCTCGTTCATTGACAAATTTTACAAGCGGATGTCTCCGCAAATTATGCATGGAAATTTCCATTTTGGTTTCTTCAAGGCAAACTACAGATGATATCTACCTTCCATTGCTGCTTTTACCACTACCTCTTACGCAGGTCGTTTAGGCCCCTTCTATTTCATAGTAATGCTTTGCATATTGGAGGGTTGTTGCAAGTCGGGTTTGACATATCTCTTTCTCTGATTCGGTCAACTCCCCAACTTCTCCCTTCTAATTTACTGAGAATATTAGTTTCCTGAACTCCGACCTGTGCCTCCCATTATGTTCAGAACCTTTGTACTTGCTCAACTAAGCTCAATTCAAGTCAAGAGTACCATTTTCTCCATTTCAAAACCCtcgtaaaatgcaaagaatttagcggaagtcacaaATCATCCTTTGGACCCTAATAAGTTTAGACTTGTTTGTACTTGCCAAATGGTTGTACATTGGCACGTGTGTGTCTTTAGGTCCTATTTCTGTCCTGATTTTCACCTTGGTTTTTACCTCGCTCGATGCGATGTAGTTGCAAACATGTGAGGTGGCTTCCGAGCCCGAAATGTGGGCCATTGTAGCCCCACCAACCTCAGTTACCTCGAAAATGGTCAGGTAGCCTTCCTCGTTTGTTGTTGTCTCTTCCTATACTCGTCTCGAGCACTGAGCAGTTACTTGTGATGAGAgatcaatataattcttttgCTAGAAAGGAGAAAGCTTTGTTTTTGTTAAACAGTATCCAGAGGCAGATTTCTTACTGTTCTGCTCTAAGATGATATTGTCCTTTTGTCAGTAGCCTAAGAGAATCTGGCAAGCTTTTCAGAGGAATGTAATGTTTTAAAAATCTACCCTCTCGAGCTTCTTGACTTAATTTTAATGTAGTCCTTCTCTGCTGGCAACCTCAGTGCTCTTTGATGGCAATTTCCCAGAAAAGTAATATTTGTATGATGTGAGCTTCAACCAAATAGTCTTATGCGTGTGCACTCTTAGTTCGTTTCAATTACTTGATATTCTTAATCTCTTCCCCTTCTCTCTTCTTCCTTAAAAAACATGCATGTGCATATGCAATTTGTCGCGATATGATGTCAGATTATGCTAGTCTTAATCTGCTCATGATTTATTGGTGCAGGAATTGGTGAATAGAAGAAAATATCAGAAACCAAGGGTGTTGTAGgaggtgaatttttttttttagcaaGTTGAATCCTGAATTTGCATATTTCATCGATTACATGAAGTTGAGAGGTTAAAGAATTGGAGTTCCTTTGTAGGGCACCTGAGTGCCTGTTTTCGGTCTTGAGATAGTACTTTGCAAGAGACTGTCTTTAAAAGGATTTTGTTTTGAGTTATATTTTAGTAATTCCCTTTTTTCCCTCGAGTGAGGTGTAAAATCGGATTGCAGCTGCAGCGATACATACAAAGGAAATATACAATTTTTTGCACAAAATTTGTATTCCATGTTTTTGCTGTAACACAGCTGCAAATTTGCAGATTCTTAGCTGCTATTGTTTTCTTTATAGTTAATTTCAACAGGATTTTCCTTTTCAATTGGTTGTATGTGAGGTTGATTTAATATGAAATATGCAGAGAGGGATACCCTATATGTGAACAAATTACTACATATTCAGATTGCTTTACTTTTCTTGATATCTATATATTAGTTGTAAAAAAATTGTTGCACTGGGGAAccaattgaagttattgttttgAGCTTAGCTTTTGTGATTGAATGTATAAATATATTACTATTAGCTCATTTAATTGGTAATTGGCGCACATTTAACAGTTTATAACAAGTGTGAATCAATATCTTGGAGATAAGTTAAGCAGCATATTATAATTGGTTAAATTAGCTTGATAGGTGTAAAAAAGCTTTGcactgttaattttttttttttttcagtttaacATTATATTCTCAATGACTCGTTGTTGTTAATGTTGAATAGTTTAGTCATTTTAATGGATGATGAGAAGATGACCATACACATTTTAAGCAATTTCAAGATGTTGATGACAGTATGCATGGCGTGCTTTGAGCCCAAGTATGGTCTCAACGTATATTGTTCGGACTCTTTATAAATGTTGTTGGAAGTATGTCTGCACCAAAAATAGTACATATTTGAAGGATCAATACAGgtactaaaatatttttgggaagtttgagcAAGATAGGTCTCGACAAAGACAATGAAAAAGAGAGTTCCCTTAAAAAAACTATCACCAAGGATGGATATGAACTTATATAAATACTAAACTCGTGGGTTACGTATAAGTATTAGCAACGATCTGCCGATGACATAATGTCAAGATGGCCGAGTTGGTCTAAGGCGCCAGTTTCAGGTACTGGTCCGAAAGGGCATGGGTTCGAATCCCATTCTTGACAGAACTTTTTTGtttggcaaaatacataagttgccaCCCGAATTATGAcccaaatccctgttacacatTTTCTAGGAACGAATATTACTTTACACATCCAACCTTTCCAAAGTGTATCTAAGACACACCACTTTTTTCTTAACCAGTTTTTCAGAATATGTGCAATATCACGCACCAATCAAATAGTGACACGtgtcatttaaaaataaaataattaaaattacaaTTATACCCCTCATCTTCCTCATCTAAACTACCATGTCCGTCTTCCTCCTCTCTCACCATCAAACACCATAGCTTCTTCCTCCACCTTTTACTTAATAGCAAAGCCATCATTAACtaacaaaaataccaaaaaacacaCCAAAAACTCCATCTTTTCCGctgaaattgaatcaaaatttttGAGCTCAGATCCAATTTCATTTCACTTCTGTAAAAGTTCGGCCGCTATTAACTGCCATCGCCACAAGTCAACTATTTAAAAAATCatccattaataaaattaaagaatGTGAAAAATCTTGAGCTAAGCTTTAATGGTTGGAAAATATTTCGAAAAATTCTCGCTTCCTGAAAATTTGACTTCGCCATGGATAAAGCTCAAGTTAAGCTTCTCTACAACGAGAAGAGATATAAAAAATCGTGGTATATCTATTTGAGAAGAAGGAGATCGGGTGGTGGAGCTCAAGGAGTAGCTATGACAGAATTTTTAAAAAGGAAGAAGATTACTCaatttaaaacttaaaaaaactaaaaaaaaattgacaTCTGACACAAATTCTTCTGTTCACGCGACTCATTTGTTGGGAAAAACACGCACTATCCACGTGGGCAAAACAGTGTGTATTAGATACACTTTGGAAAAATTGAGTGTGTAAAGTAATATTCGTTCCTAAAAAGTATGTAACATGGATTTGGGTCATAGTTCGGgagtaacttatgtattttgcctttttgTTTCAGTATTATTCTATATGTGCAATGACTTTATTTCTCTTAAATGCATGTATATTGCTTGTATTCTTGGTCATATGTTTCATAGTTTGAGATTTCAAATAGTTATTTGTCAACAATTACACAAACAAACGCCTCCGTTTCTTGTTCACGTCTAGTTCTAACCAATAAAATAGTACTACTTGTTTTTCTCTTATCCTTTATAAAGTGGTGTCAGAGTTGGGTCAAGAAAGAATACTTCCACAATGGCAAAAAATCATACTGATTACCATAAatctatttgtatatattttctctttttgtctTCTCGAGAGTTTattagaaacaacctctctatctcaTCGGGGTAGAAGTAAGGTCTGCATATATACTATCCTCCCTagacccacttgtgggattatattaGGTCGTtgtcgttattgttgttgttggattttgttattaataacaaagaagtGTGAATAAAAAATGGAgggaagtgaaattttgaatGAGTTCACTTTACTAATGAACTTTGTCCTTCGTtggtagaaggaaagaaaatctttgtgtatatatagagaagctcatcttttagctcttaaagagctaagaagaaggcaagcctcgcaccGTCGTCACTCGGCTTCGGTTTCAGTCAAAGATTGATTGaactttttggacaaaattcttttcaaataattaattaattaattaaattaattaattaaaattcaatCCAGAATAACCCATGATCCGCGACCCACGACCCGGTCCGGTTTggcccgttttctttcccggattattttaaatccgttttaattttcccgcaatatttccaACAGCTATGGCTGTTCTGAAACAGTGTCAAACCTGTTCAAACAGCTATGActgttctgaaaggttgcaaaccttttcagaaatagTACCAAATTGGCTATAAATATTCCTTCAAATCTCAGAATATTTACTTACGAAATTTTCtaataatcttcttcttcttctgcacaaaaaattcagtgtgttttacagccttcgagtggttcgctgttcatcggcgtttttggtaccaacactccggtgagttaaatcgttctatcctgggaggatatattccagaacTTCGGATACTTGAGGAGAATAATTTTCTTAGGACACaatgtgtattcagtgggctcgatttgttCCTATACcgttttcaaaatttattttgaagttgaaatactgttttcagaatttatttctactaaatttctgtttttgttttcagaaagtttattattttatttgtttacGGCAATACAGATTAATAACAGTTGTACAGTAACTGTAACCAATAACAAATCTCATCCTCACATAAGATaatcaacaatttttttttaaaaaaaaatgaattttacaCCAAACCAATAAGAACATATGTGACATAAGTTAAAACAAAAGTTTACAAGAACATCAAGAATCCACCAGCAATTGCCAAGAACAAATTATTCGAAACACCCCAAGTCATCATCCTATGAGAAGATGACAGCGACGTAGAATCCGGAGATGCTACAGCCTACAGGTATAGCTTTTCCATTATCAGCATCAGGACTATCGGCGTCCGGGGCAATATCTACTACTGGTGCTGGTGTTGGTAGTATATCAGTCCCAAAAATTGCTTCAGGAAGTAAAACTTTATCCACCTGATAAACAGCAACCGGGTAAGTAGCACGAACCGCGCTACTAACTTTAGTATTAGTCCATCCTGAGGTAAGGTGAACGGTCCCGGACACATCAGTGAAGTTCAAAGAATATAATTCTCCTCCAGCAAATGTATAAACAGGGCTAATTTTACTAAGGTTCTTGAAATCAGCTAAACTATAGTAATGTGGCAATGCATGAAAAAGACAAAGGGATTTAAGTTGATCAGCAGTGAAGTTTGAAAGTGATGGTTTCTTGAGTTTCGAAAAGGCTGAGTCTTTAGGTACAAATTATGTGATTCCTTCTTTTGTGGTATTGGCTTGGTTTTGGAATGTATCGATGACTTTTGTCGATTCGAGGTAGTCGAGGAACGTGTGGAAAGGGCCTGTTACTGAGAGTAATTCAGCTAAGTTTGTGTATTCTGGACCTGGTGCTGGTGCAGGAGATAGATTTGGAGATCCAATTGCTTGGCCATTTACTGAAGTTGAAAGGGTTAATATCATACTAATGAATATGGGAAAAATGGAATAGTCCATTGCTGATATAAACAGACTCTGCAAGTTAAAGATCTATGGCTCAATCATTAAAATCTCAGCAAATCGAATACAAAGTTTGCATCTTTAACATGAAGGAAAAGCATGGAAAATTTAGGTCAAATTCACGTGTCGTCGCTGAACTTTACTCACTGTAACAGTAGTCACAAAACTATTATTTGATAAATTTAAGGAAACTAAATTTGCGGGTCTTCCGGAAAGAGTGTCAAGGTAGAGGTAGGTCAGCGTATACTATatcctcccagaccccactagtgagattacaCTGGGTTTCTTGTTGTTACTATAAAGTAACTAAATTATGTCTGCATTGTGTTAATTCAAATACTATCATGGGACTTTACCCACTGTAACAATCAAGTTATCAAACTATTTTTTGTCAATGAATTCTCAACAGAGTATATTATCTTTCCAAGTTCAAAATGCTTGTAATTGAAGCAAAATtcgaaaacaaaaaagaaagaacaaaaaaaaaagacagcCCGGTATactaagctctcgctatgcgcACAGTCTGGGTAAGGGCTggaccacaaaggtctattgtacgcaaccttaccttgcatttctaccagaggctgtttccacggctgaACAAAGAGGCAGATCTACCCCATACACAAATTAATAAGAGGacataatgaaaagaaaaaagaaatggtGCATAGAGGAAATAAGGGAAAGTGAAGCTGTTAGAAACAAAGAATGATCAGAGGGAAAATGCAAGGACAAATTCAAAGAGTGATAATGAGAGAACTGACCTGAGACAATAAAGCTCAGAGAAACAAAAAAGGATTAGGGACTAAAGGGTATGGAACTGAAGATGCAAAGAGAGACCATATAAAGAGAAAGGTACAAAATGTAGGAGTAGAAGTTCAAGTCTTATACTTGAGATTATGATTGTTTTCACTTTTGTTGTTTCCTATTTTGAGGCCTACACAAGTCCCCACTTGACAGTAACTTTGATGACATGACTTTAAGGAAAAGAGTTTATGTGAGTTGGCCGATCTATGTCTTTTAGATTctcaattaatttatttttggatGTTTCTCCTTAAGTCTCCAAATTTGTACTCTTCAATTCCCATCTTTCCATTTTTTAATGTTCTTGTTATTCAGTCATCATATATTCGAAACTTACTAACTCAATT
Above is a window of Nicotiana tabacum cultivar K326 chromosome 8, ASM71507v2, whole genome shotgun sequence DNA encoding:
- the LOC107762486 gene encoding heterogeneous nuclear ribonucleoprotein 1, whose product is MQSELGKLFVGGISWDTDEERLKEYFSTYGEVIEAVIMKDRTTGRARGFGFVVFADPAVAERVVKERHNIDGRMVEAKKAVPRDDQSTTSRSSTSIHGSPSPGLGRTRKLFVGGLASTVTESDFKKYFEQFGTITDAVVMYDHNTQRPRGFGFITYDSEDAVDRVLLKTFHELNDKMVEVKRAVPKELSPGPSQSPLDRYGYGLNRMNNFLDSRFSPIAGGRSAFAPFASGYGIGLNFEPGLNQGYEGSANVNSSLSYGGGLNPYYSSNRFGGGVGFDGVNGGNTLSLNSATRNLWVDGGLRNATNSPSSRNFIVSGSENIVGGNFNNSGVWGSSSISSQGGGNISKSGNLGYGNGDDIYGFPGGYGGNVRKSVGPITSYAASSGGYGVGDLADFYGSGLGYDDRTWRSEQDATGSLGYELGNGRSDMSAQSSADYLGTYGVSKRQPNRGIGE